The nucleotide sequence CGCATCTGGGACAAGGGCTACCGGGACATCATCTACACGCCCATCGAGCACGCGGAGCCGCTGCGCGGCTGGCCGGCCATCGCGGCCTATTATCAACGGCTGACCACCTTGTTTTCCCGCGTCCTGCTGATGCAGATCGGCGACCTGGACATCGACCTGCTCGGTGACACGGCCTATGCCTTCTTCACGTTCCGTTTCGTCGGGGAAATGCACGGCGAGCCGGGGCCGTTCCAGACACAGGGGCGCAACACCGTGCTGTTCCGGCGCACCGGCGCGGGCTGGCGCGGCATTCATTACCACGAATCCGCCCGGCCGGGCCGGCACTGACGGCGGCGCGTTTTCCGGTTACACTGCGCGCTGCCGCGCTTTTCCCCACCCGTATACCGTGAGATCCGCCATGCCTGAGCAACACGCCGCCCGCCTGCGCCTGAAACGCGGTGAAGAACGCCGTCTGCGTTCCGGCCACCTGTGGATTTATTCCAACGAGGTGGATATCGACAAGACACCGTTGAAGAGCCTGGAGCCGGGCAGTGAAGTCGTGGTCGAGGATCATCGCGGCAAGCCGCTGGGGCGCGCTTATGTGAATCCGCAGTCGCTGATCTGTGCGCGGCTGATCAGCCGCAACCCGGAACAGGCGCTGTCGTCCTCGCTGTTGAAGAAACGGCTGGAGCAGGCGATCAGTTTTCGCGACCGGCTGTTTCCGGAGCAATGCTACCGCGCCGTGTTCGGCGAGGCGGACAGCCTGCCGGGGCTGGTGATCGACCGTTACCGCGACGTGTTTGTGCTGCAGGCCGGGACCGCCGGCATGGAGCGGGTGCAGGAGCAGGTCGCGCATATTCTGCAAACCCAATACGATGCCCGCGCGGTGATCGCCCGCAATGAAAGCAGCATCCGTGAACTGGAAGGCCTGCCGCAGTACACTCGCGCGCTGGTGGGTGAATTGCCGCAGGAAGTGAGCCTGACGGAAAACGGCGCCGACTATTTTGCGCCGCTGGAAGCGGGCCAGAAAACAGGCTGGTTTTATGATCACCGTGCCGCACGCCGCCGCCTCGGGCCGCTGGTCAAAGACGCGCGCGTGCTGGACGTATTCGCCTACTGCGGTGCCTGGGGCGTGCTCGCTGCGCGCGAAGGCGCCCGCGATGTGGTGTGCCTGGATTCCTCGGAAACCGCGCTGGAATACGTGCACCGCAACGCGCAGGCCAATAATGTGGCGGACAAGGTACAGACGCTGCATGCGGATGCGTTCGCCGGCATGAAGGAACTGATCGGTGCAGGCGAGCGCTTCGACGTGGTGATTATTGATCCGCCCGCGTTCATCAAGCGCCGCAAGGATCTCAAGAACGGCATCGCCGGCTATCACGCCATCAACGAACTGGCGTTGCGGCTGGTGGCGCCAGGCGGCATCCTGGTGTCGGCGTCCTGCTCGATGCATTTGCCGGCGGACCAGCTGCTGGACGTGGTGCGTTCCAGTGCGCGGCACATCGACCGCTTTGTGCAGGTCTTTGCCAGCGAAGGCCAGGCAGAAGATCACCCGGTGCATCCGGCCATTCCGGAAACCCGTTATCTGAAAAGCTGGTTCGTGCGCGTGCTGATGAACGGCTGATTGATCCGGGCGTCCGGTGTCGGGCGCCCTCCCCCGTTTCCTTCCTCTCCCTATTTCATGATCCCTGCGCGGCGTGCCGCCTGCGCGGGTATTTTCTGTGCGTGACAGACAGGAGGTTGATGATGCATTTATCCAGAGCGGTCGTTCTGAGCGGTGGCCCCGGTGCGGGGAAGACGACGTTGCTGAATGCGCTGGGCCAGGCCGGTTTTCCGGTGGTGCCGGAATCCGGGCGCGCGATTATCCAGGCGCAGCAGCAACAGGGAGGCCGCGCATTGCCGTGGGCGGACAGACAGGCCTTCGCGCGTGCAATGCTGGCCCGGGACAGCGCGCACTATGCGGCGAACGATGACGCGGAAGGCTGGGTCTTTTTCGATCGGGGCATTCCGGATATTCGCGGTTATTGTCGTGTGGCAGAGATTGAAGAGCCGCCGGCGCTGGATGACGGCATCACCCGCTGTCGCTATTACCCCACGGTCTTCCTGGCGCCACCCTGGCCGGCAATTTATGCGCAGGATGCGGAGCGCAGGCAGGATTTCGCCACAGCAACGACCACCTTCGAGCATATGCGTCGGGTATACACCGAATCCGGTTATCGCACGCTGCTGCTGCCGTGTTGTGACGTGGCCGGTCGGCGCGATTTTGTGCTGCGTGCGCTGGAGGCTGGCAGCGGAACTGCATCACAGCAGGGCACGGGTGGCGTGCCGTCCGCCGGGCTTTAACTACTGTTTACAAGGGTGTGCCGGAACCCTGCTGTAAGGTGACGGGTCTGTGACAATGGGTCTGCCCCGGCACGCACTGGCGCAGGCCGAACCGCACGACAACAGAGGATGTGGTATGAAACCGATCAAACTTGGCTCCGCTGTACTGCTTTCCGCCGCCCTGGGTTCACTGGCCCTGCCGGCACTGGCGCAACAGCAGACAATTTCCGGCCGCGACAATGGTTTTTCCTACACCTATCTGCAGGGTGGGTATGAGGTCGGCGACATCGCCAACCCGGAAGCCGATGTGGACGCGCTGTTCTTCGAAGGCAGCTACGCGTTTGATCCGAACCTGTTCCTGCGCGGCGGCGTGAATTTCTATGACGGCGAACTCGATGGCCGTTTCAGCCCGGATGTGGACGGTGAGCGTATTCACCTGGGGCTGGGTTTCAATACGCTGTTGCAGGAAAACCTGGATCTGGTGGTGACCGGTGACGTGGTGCGCGTACGTGCCGACGTTGACGGCGGCCGCAGTGATTCCGAAACCGGCTATGCCCTGGGCGCGGGCCTGCGCCATCGCACCACGGACAAGATCGAGCTGTCCGGCGGCGCCTTCCACGAAGACGTGGAAGACAGCGATACCGGCCTGTACGGGCAGGCGCTGTACAAACTGCAACCGCAGGTTGACCTGGGCGCCCGTGTGGCGGTCGGTGGCGACACCGGCACCTTCGGTCTCTTTGGTCGTTACAACTTCTGAACTGCTATACACTCTCCCGGACCGCGGCGGGGCCTGGCCCCGCCGCGTGAGCCGCGAGAAGCCCGCGCCTGAGCGGGCCCGCTGCACCCGGCCGGGCTTGTCCCTGTCGGGTGTTGTATTTTCAGTGTTGCCAGTTGGGAGAAATGCATCATGGGTGAGTCTGTCGCCTGTCCGGAAATCGTTGTCAGCCGCGAGGGCGGCATCCTTGAAATCAGCATTCGCCGGCCGGACCGCCGCAATGCCCTGACCCATCCCATGTACGACGCCATGACGGCGGCACTGGCCGAAGCCGATGCCGATCCGGGCGTGCGGGTGGCACTGATCACCGGCACCGAAGACTGCTTCACCGCCGGCAACGACATGGTGGAATTTCTGCAGAACCCGCCCAAGGGCAACGATTCGCCGGTGATGCGTTTTCTGGATCAGATTCTGATGCAGGAAAAGCCCATCGTGGCGGCGGTGAACGGCCCGGCCGTAGGCATTGGCACCACCCTGCTGCTGCACTGCGATCTGGTGTATTGCGCCCGTGGCGCGCGCCTGCAGATGCCGTTCGTAAGCCTGGGCCTGTGCCCGGAAGCCGGCGCCAGTTATCTGCTGCCGCAGATCATGGGCCACCCGCGTGCGGCGCAACTGCTGATGCTGGCGGAGACCTTCACGGGCGAGCAGGCGGTGGAGTACGGGCTGGCCAATGCCGTGTACGACGACGGTGAATACCTGCAGAAAGCGCGTGAAGCGTGCGCGCGCCTGGCGGCACAACCGCCGGCCTCGGTGCGCATGACCAAAGCGTTCCTGCGCCAGCCGCAGCGTGACGCGGTGGCGAAACAGATGCGCGCGGAAGGCGACGCTTTCCTGGCACGTCTGGGCGCGCCGGAAGCGCGTGAGGCGATGATGGCCTTCATGGAAAAGCGCAAGCCGGATTTCAGCCGGTTCGAGTAATGCCCGAAGAGGTGGGCGCGTCGGCGCCCACGGTCAGTACAGACCTTCCGGCGGCGTGGACAGCAGTTGGGCCAGCGCCGCCGCGTCCTGCGGCTCCGCCGCCACCTGCTCGATCAGCGCGTTGGCATAGTGCACATCTAGCGTGTTCAGCAGCGCCATCAGTGCCTGGTGCTGCGGGCTGTCCGCTTTCAGCCACTGGTCCACGGCCGCCCGTGTTTCGGTGACGGCGATCTCCCGCGCGGCCGGTGACATGAACTCGCCGCCGTCGGTGGCGGTGGCCCCCTCCAGCGCCGCCAGCCGGGCCAGCCGCAGGTAACCGTCGGCCAGTGCCTGCATCAGGGCGGCCGCCAGCGTCCGGGGTGGTACGGCCTGGGCCGGTTGCACCAGCGCGGTCAGGTCTTCCAGCAGGACGGCGCTGGCGGCGTCCAGGTAGGCGCGACGGCGGTTTTCCGGCAGTTCGCTCAAGGGAAGCTGGTGGCTGGGGAGCAGTTCGGTCACGGCGGTCACATCCAGCGGCGCGCGCGGTGCCTCGGGCAGGCCGAACAGCAGCAGGTGCAGCACCTGCAGGCCGACACTGACCTCCGCCGGGTCAGTCATGTCCTGCTGGGCGATCAGGGTATCGGTGTTGAGGGGCAGGGTGACGTCGTAGACCAGCCCGCTTTCCGGCCAGCCGGGCACCGCGTCCACGTAGCCGGGCAGGATCGGCCAGATGTCGGCGCGGGCCAGCGGATGGGCCAGTGACGGCGCCAGTGTGGCGCGGGTGGCCAGTACCGGCCAGGCACGGTTGAAGCCCTGGTAAAGCAGCGTCCAGGCATTGCGTGCAGTGTGCAGCCGGGTGTCGTCAGGGTGTTCGAGCAAGGCGCCCACCGCTTCGCGGAAGCCGGGTGCGGCCACCACCAGCTTGCGCAGTTGTGGCGCGCTTTCCTCTGCAAAGGCGGCGGCCAGCGCGTCGTACTCTGCGGCGGCCGGGCTGGCGTGCGGTGCCGGCGCAGGCGCAGGCCGCTCCGGTTCGCGTTCACAGCCGGTCAGCAGGGCCGTGGCCAGGGCCAGCGGCAACAGGGATGTCAGGCAGGCTTTCATTATTGTTCCGGCAAGTCAGGTCCCGAAAACGCGCCCGGTGTGGCCCCCCAGCACCGGGTGCGGCTCAGCGCAGGCTGATCACCGGCCAGCCTTTTTCGCGGGCGGTGGCCGCCAGCGTCGGGTCCGGGTCCACGGCTACCGGGTGTTCGACCCGGGACAGCAGCGGCAGATCATTCTGGGAGTCGCTATAGAAGTAACTGCCGGCAAGGTCATGGCCGCTGTCACGCAACCAGGCTTCCAGGCGCGTTACTTTGCCGTCACGGTAGCAGGGTACGCCGCTGATGTCGCCGGTGTAGGCGCCGTCGCGGAACTCGGCAGTGGTGGCCAGCAGGTGATCAACGCCCAGGGAGTCGGCAATCGGTCGGGTGACGAAATCATTGGTGGCGGTGATGATCAGCAGGAAGTGCCCTTTGGCACGATGTTCCGCCAGCAGTTCAGCCGCCTTTGGCAGCATGATCGCGCTCACTTCATCGCGCATGAACTCTTCGCGCCAGCGCAGCAGGTCTTGCAACGGGTGCTCGGTGAGCACTTTCAGGGCAAAGCGCAGGTAGGCGGTGATGTCCAGGCGACCGGCCAGGTAGTCCTGGTAGAACTGGTCGTTGGTGGCCTTATAGCCGTCGGCGTCGATGATGCCGCGCGCCACCAGGTAGTCGCCCCACAGGTGATCGGAATCCCCGGCGATCAGGGTATTGTCGAGGTCGAAAATCGCGAGTGTCATAGATTCTCCGGCAACGAGGGCGGCACAGGTCTGGAAAAGGCCGCTAGAATAGCAAAGCGGGCCAGAAAAACCCGCGTTGATCGGTTCAAGCCACGCAGGTTTAATGATGACGTGGCCAGGCAGGCAGGAAGATGACAGGCATTATTGATGAGCAGGGCTTTCGGTTGAACGTCGGCATTATTCTGGTCGGCGCTGAAGGTCGTGTATTCTGGGGCCGGCGGATCGGCAACCGGGATGCCTGGCAGTTCCCGCAGGGCGGCGTGATGCCGGGCGAGACACCGGAACAGGCGCTGTACCGTGAACTGGAAGAAGAGGTCGGTCTCACCCAGGGCGATGTAGAGGTGCTGGCCTGCACCGAGGGCTGGCTGAGTTACCGCCTGCCACGCCGCTTTCTGCGCCGGCGTGATGATACACGGGGGCCGCAGTGCATTGGCCAGCGGCAGAAATGGTTCCTGTTGCGGCTGGTCAGTGACGAGCAGCGCATTGATCTGGCCCGCAGTGACACACCGGAATTCGAGTCCTGGCGCTGGGTGAGTTACTGGTATCCGATCCGCAAGGTGGTGCATTTCAAGCGCGGGGTCTATGCCCGCGCCCTGAAGGAACTGGCGCCGATCATGCGGCGCGAGGCCTATCTGAAACAGTCCTGAACCACTGAAGAAACAGTTCTTAACCGTTAAAGAAACAGTCCTGAACCATTAAAACAGCCATCACCCAAGGCAGACCTGCATGCTCGACACCCTCCGGCGAATCGTCCAGGAAGTGAACAGTGCCGCCGACCTGAAGAGCGCGCTGGACCTGATGGCGCGCCGGGTACGCGACGCCATGGGCACCGAAGTCTGTTCGATCTATCTGCTCGACAGCTCCGGGCAACGCTATGTGCTGATGGCCTCCGAAGGCCTCAAGCGCGAGGCGATTGGCCGGGTCAGCCTGGGCATCGCCGAAGGCCTGATTGGCCAGGTCGGTCTGCGCGAAGAGCCGATCAACCTTGAAGATGCCTTCGTGCATCCGAAATTCCACTACCTGTCGGAAACCGGCGAAGACCCTTTCCATGCCTTTCTCGGCGTGCCGGTCATGCATCACGGCCGCGTGCTTGGCGTGCTGGTGGTACAGCAGCGCGATGCGCGCCGGTTCGACCAGAGTGAAGAGGCGTTCCTGGTCACCATCTCCGCACAGCTTTCCGCCGTGGTGGCGCACGCCCGTGCCACCGGCGCGCTGGACGACCTGGATACGCAGGAACTGCTGCCGAAGATCTACGACGGCCAGCCCGGTGCGTCCGGTGCGGCCATCGGCACCGCCGTGCTGCTGTTCCCGCCGGCGGACCTCGGTTCCGTGCCGGACCGTGAACCGGAAAACATCGATGCCGAAGTCAGCCTGCTGGAATCGGCGCTGATGCGCGTGCGCACCGACGTGCGTGCGCTGGCAGACCGCGCCAAGGGACGGCTGGGCAACGAGGAACAGGCACTGTTCGATGTCTACCTGCGCATGCTCGACAAACACGCGCTGGCGGGCGAGATCGTCGCCAAGATTCGCGAGGGCCATTGGGCGCAGGGCGCGTTGCGCATCGTGATCGAGGCGCACATCCGCAACTTCGAGCTGATGGATGACGAATACCTGCGCGAACGGGCGGCGGATGTCCGTGATCTCGGTCGCCGTGTGCTGGCCGAGTTGCAAAGCCGCAACCGGCGGGTGCAGGAGTTTCCCGAACAATCCATCCTGCTGGGCGAGGAAATCACGCCGACCATGCTGATGGAAGTGCCCCAGGACCGTATCAAGGGCATTGCCGCCGTGCAGGGCTCGCGCAACTCGCACATGGCGATCGTGGCGCGGGCGATGGGCATTCCCACCGTGGTGGGCGCGCAGGGCATGCCGCTGAAACAGCTCGATGGCAAAGAGGTCATCGTCGACGGCTTCCGGGGTCGGCTGGTGGCCAACGCCTCGGTGGAATTGAAGCAGCAGTTCGAGGCGATCATTGCCGAGGAACTCACGCTCCAGGCCGGCCTGGAAAAGCTGCGCGAATTGCCGGCAGAAACCGAGGATGGCTACCGCATCCAGGTGCAGGTGAACACCGGCCTGATGACCGATATTTCGCGTTCACTGGAACGCGGCGCGGAGGGCGTGGGCCTGTACCGCACCGAAATCCCGTTCATGATGCGCGACCGGTTTCCGTCCGAGGAAGAACAGCGGCAGATTTACCGCGAACAGTTGCAGGCGTTCGCACCCTACCCGGTCACCATGCGCACCCTGGACGTGGGCGGTGACAAGGCGCTGCCCTATTTCCCGATCAAGGAGGAAAACCCGTTCCTCGGCTGGCGCGGTATCCGCGTGACACTGGATCACCCGGAAATCTTCATGGTGCAGGTGCGTGCCATGCTCAAGGCCAGCCAGGGGCTGGACAACCTGCGCATCATGCTGCCGATGGTGACGTCGGTGTTCGAGGCGGAGGACGCGCAGCACCTGATCCACCGTGCCTGGCTGGAGGTGTGCGAAGAAGGCATCGACGTGCCGATGCCACCGGTGGGGGTGATGATCGAAGTGCCGGCGGCGGTGTATCAGGCACGCGCGCTGGCGCAGCGGGTGGATTTCCTGTCCGTCGGCACCAACGACCTGACCCAGTACCTGCTGGCGGTGGACCGCAACAACCGCCAGGTGGCGGACCTGTACAACTCCTACCACCCGGCGGTGCTGCACGCACTGATGCTGGTGGTCGAGGCCGCGCGCGAAGAAGAAAAGCCGGTGTCCGTATGTGGCGAGATGGCAGGGGAACCGGGATCGGCATTGCTGCTCACGGCGATGGGGTTCCAGGCGCTGTCCATGAACGCCTCCAACCTGCTCAAGGTGAAGGCGGCGATCCGCAAGGTGAAGATCGGTTTCGCCCGTAAACTGCTCAACGAAGTGCTGGCGATGGACAACGGCGAGGTGATCTCATCCTACGTCGACCTGCAACTGGAGAAGGCTGGCCTGGGCGAGCTGCTGCACCATCGGCGCAGCGTGTAGGCGGGTGGCTGCACCGCCCTCCTGCGGTGGTCATTTCGGCCTGAACGGGCCTTTAGCTGCCCGGGAGGCCTCGCTATGATGCGCCGCTGTTTCGCCCGGCAGGCACGCCGGGACTGACCTGACACGGGGACCTGACAATGCAGAATGTGGTGGCGATTCCGGCCAATCCGGCACTCGTGAACAGCACTGAGGATTTCCTGCGCGCCGTTTCCCACGGCGGTAATGGCGCCGAGGCCTTCATCACCATGGTGGACCGCCTGACCGACCGCATGCTCGGGCTGTTCCTGCTGGAGCCGGCGGAAATGGCGCAGATTTCATCCGGGCAGCGCAAGGTGATCGATTTTGCCGTGTCCACCGCCAGCAAGGCCTCGCACATGCTGACGCGGCAGATCTACAAGAAGACCACCAACGCCGAGTTCGCGCCGATCGTGCGCAACGTCGAGGCCATGTACTGGCCGGCGGGGGAGGACAACGACCAGCAGGCGCAGATCAGCTTCCCGGTCGATGCGGCCTTCGCGGACGACTTTCGCCGTGCCGCCGAGGCGTGCCTGGCCGGTCGCGGCCAGGAGGAAGTGGTGCTGGTGACGCGCGTCATGGACCAGCTCAACGACGCCATCCTGGACAACATCTTCGTGGCGCAGACGCGGCTGGTGAAAATCGGCTTCGTCACCCAGAAAGCCCTGAACGTGGGCATCGAGGGCAGCCGCAAGGCGGTGCGCGCGGTGAACGCCAAGGTGCTGCGCGGCCTCAGCAACGAAGAACTCAAGCTGTTCATGCGCCACTACGGCCAGATCATCAAGCAGCGCGGCTGAAGCCCTCAGCCCTCGCGGCTGTCCCGCGGCGCGCCCTGTGGCGTGCCGTCGGGCTGCCAGCCCTGTTCCAGCAAGGTCACTTCCCCGTCCGCCCCCAGCCGCACCGCACTGCTGGCCCGCGTGCCGTACTGCGGTGAGCGGATAAAGATCGGTGCTACCAGCCGTTCCAGTTCCGGGCCCACGCCGGTGTCCGGCAAATGGTCGTCATCCGGGCGCCAGTCGTCATGCAGCAGTGCCAGCAGGTGCTCAGGTCTGGCCTCGCCCTGCCCCACATGCGCCAGCTTTTCCTTGCCGCGTGTCACCTTGGGCCAGGGTGTATCCAGCAGGCCATTGCTCAGGCCGTGTACGCCGGGTGTCACCGCTTGCGGCGCCGCGCCACGGTTGCTGAGGTACCAGAGCTGGTCGCCGTCGCCGACCAGCAGGTTGAAGGGGCGGTAGGTATCCTGTTGGTCGGCAATGCGGGCGGTATAGTCCGACGGTGATTCCCGGCCTTGCAGGAATTGCATCGGCAGGTCGCCACGTGAGCGGGCTGCGTCCGAGACGCGCTCGGCCACCGGCTCGCGGAAATTGGTCACGGCGGCGAACCGGCCGTCGCGGGTCACGCCCAGCCAGGTGCCACCGGCGCTCAGATCCAGGCCACAGAAAATGCCCCCGCGCCAGCGTGCGGCCTCGGCGGGGCGATGATGGAACTCATCACGGTTGGCGGCCACCAATAGCGGGTAGCGAGGGTGGCTTTGCCAGGCGAACAGAATGATGCACATGCGGGGAATCCGGTCTGCTGGGGTGCATTACATTTGGACAGCGCCTAGCATAGCACCCTCGGTAGAGGGAGGTCGGCGTGGCGCTTGAGTTGATCCCGGTTTATGTCTTGCTGGGTGTGTTGTCCGGCCTGCTTGGCGGCGCGCTGGGCCTTGGCGGCGGCGTGGTGATCGTGCCCGGCCTGCTGCTGGTGTTCCATCTGCGCGGCCTGACCGGGAACATGGCGCAGCTGGCGGTGGCCACGTCGCTGGCGACCATCATCGTCACCTCGGTGGGCGCGGTGCGGGCGCATCACCAGCGCGGCAGCCTGCGCTGGCCGCTGGTGTTCCGGCTCAGCGGCGGCATCGTTGTCGGCGCGTTTGCCGGCGCCTTTGTTGCCGACTGGCTGTCCGGCCCCCGGCTGACGCAGTTGTTCGGTGTGTTCGCCGTGCTGGTGGCGATCCAGATGATGACCAGCAGTTGGCGCAAGGTGCCGGCGGGGTTGCCGGAACGGCTGCCCGGCACGCCGGTGCTGGTGGCGGCCGGTGGTGGCATCGGCCTGGTATCGAGCCTGTTCGGCATTGGCGGTGGTTCGCTGACGGTGCCCTTCATGAACGCCTGCCGTGTGCGCATGCAGGAAGCGGTGGCGGTGTCCTCCGCCTGCGGGTTGCCGATTGCGCTGGCCGGGTGTGTCGGTTTTATCATCGCGGGCTGGGATAATCCGCACCTGCCGCCGGGCAGCCTGGGCTATGTGTACCTGCCGGCGGCGGTGGGTATCGGCATTGCCAGCTATCCGATGGCCCGCGTTGGCGCGGGCCTGGCCCATCGGCTGCCGGCGGCGACACTGAAACGTATTTTTGCTGTTGTACTCTGTGTGATCGGCGCGCGCCTGGCGCTGGGCTGATCGGATTTGGCCGGGGCATCCGCCCGGCCCCTGCAAGGACAAGTGCTATGCTGCAATACCCGGAAATTGATCCGGTGGCGATTGCCATCGGGCCGCTTCAGGTTCACTGGTACGGCTTGATGTACCTGTTCGGTTTTGTCGCCGCCTGGTGGCTGGGCACCCGTCGCGCGGCACGCCCCGGCAGTGGCTGGACAGCGCAACAGGTCAGTGACCTGGTGTTCTACAGTGCGCTGGGGGTGATTGTCGGCGGCCGGGTAGGCTACACGCTGTTCTATAACTTCTCAGGCTTCCTCAATGACCCGGTCAGCATCGTCAAGCTGTGGCAGGGCGGCATGTCCTTCCACGGTGGCGCCCTGGGTGTGCTGGTTGCCTTCTGGCTGTTTGCCCGCAAGACCGGCAAGCGCTATTTCGAGGTGGCGGATTTCATTGTGCCGATGGTGCCGATCGGCCTGTGCGCCGGCCGCATCGGCAACTTCATCAACGGCGAGCTCTGGGGCCGGACCAGCGATGTGCCCTGGGCAATGGTGTTTCCCAATGACCCGTCGCAACTGGCGCGTCATCCGTCCCAGCTTTACCAGTCGCTGATGGAAGGCCTGTTGTTATTCATCGTGCTGTGGCTGTATTCCGCCAGGCCGCGTCCGGCGGGCGCAGTGACCGGGTTGTTTGGCGTGGGTTACGGCACCGCCCGTATCGTCGGTGAATTCTTCCGCCAGCCGGATGCGCACCTCGGCTTTATCGCCTTTGACTGGCTGACCATGGGCATGCTGCTGAGCACACCGATGGTGCTGATCGGCCTCGGCATGATGGTCTGGGCCTACAGGAACAACCCGGTGCCGGGAGCGGTGACACGATGAAACAGTATCTCGACCTGCTGCGCCATGTGCGCGACCACGGCGTGGAAAAAAGCGACCGCACCGGCACCGGTACACGCGCCGTGTTCGGCTACCAGATGCGCTTTGATCTGGCCGCCGGTTTCCCGGTCACGACGACGAAAAAACTGCATCTGAAATCCATTATCCACGAGCTGCTGTGGTTCCTGGCGGGTGATACCAATATCCGTTACCTGAAGGACAACGGCGTTTCCATCTGGAACGAATGGGCCACCGAGGACGGCGAACTGGGCCCGGTGTACGGCGAACAGTGGCGCAGCTGGAAAACCCACGACGGCCGCGTGATCGACCAGATCAGCGACGTGCTGGCGGAAATCCGCCGCAACCCGGACTCACGCCGGCTGGTGGTATCCGCCTGGAACCCGGCGGTGCTGCCGGACCCGAGCCTGCCGCCGGAGCGCAATGCTGCCCTGGGCCGCCAGGCATTGCCGCCGTGCCACTGCCTGTTCCAGTTCTACGTGGCCGACGGCAAGCTCTCCTGCCAGCTCTATCAGCGTAGCGGTGATATATTCCTCGGCGTGCCGTTCAACATCGCGTCCTACAGCCTGCTGACGCTGATGATGGCGCAGGTGTGCGGCCTCAAGCCCGGCGAGTTCGTCCACACCCTCGGCGATGCGCACCTCTACAGCAATCACCTGGAACAGACTGAACTGCAGCTCAGCCGCGCGCCACGCCCGCTGCCGCAGATGAAACTCAACCCGGCGGTGACCGATCTGTTCGCGTTCCGGTTCGAGGATTTCGAGCTGGTGGACTACGACCCGCACCCGCACATCAAGGCGCCGGTGGCGATCTGAGCAGAGGATAATGGCATGCAACTGGCACTGATCGTGGCCAAGGCTGACAACGGCTGCATCGGCCGCGACAACAAGCTGCCCTGGTACCTGCCGGGCGACCTGAAATATTTCAAGCAGGCGACCCTCGGCAAACCGATCATCATGGGGCGCAAGACCTGGGAATCACTGAAAGGCCCCCTGCCCGGCCGTACTAACATCGTTATCACCCGCCAGGCCGGTTACCAGGCCGAGGGTGCGAAAGTGGTGCCGTCACTGGACGAAGCGCTGACGCTGGCGGAGCACGTTGCGTTGATTGACGGTGCGGACGAAGCGGTGGTGATTGGCGGTGCGGAGATCTACGGCCAGGCACTGCCGCGTGTGGATCGCATGTACATCACCGAAGTGCATGCCGCCGTGGACGGCGATGCATTCTTTCCCGGCTTCGACGCGGCGGCATGGCGGGAAATCGGCCGCGACAGTTTCAGGGCCGAGCCGCCAAACCAGTATGACTACAGTTTCGTGGTCTAC is from Isoalcanivorax pacificus W11-5 and encodes:
- a CDS encoding YybH family protein encodes the protein MSSGDDHRAIEGLINDYAEGFRSLDAALLTRIWDKGYRDIIYTPIEHAEPLRGWPAIAAYYQRLTTLFSRVLLMQIGDLDIDLLGDTAYAFFTFRFVGEMHGEPGPFQTQGRNTVLFRRTGAGWRGIHYHESARPGRH
- a CDS encoding class I SAM-dependent rRNA methyltransferase, coding for MPEQHAARLRLKRGEERRLRSGHLWIYSNEVDIDKTPLKSLEPGSEVVVEDHRGKPLGRAYVNPQSLICARLISRNPEQALSSSLLKKRLEQAISFRDRLFPEQCYRAVFGEADSLPGLVIDRYRDVFVLQAGTAGMERVQEQVAHILQTQYDARAVIARNESSIRELEGLPQYTRALVGELPQEVSLTENGADYFAPLEAGQKTGWFYDHRAARRRLGPLVKDARVLDVFAYCGAWGVLAAREGARDVVCLDSSETALEYVHRNAQANNVADKVQTLHADAFAGMKELIGAGERFDVVIIDPPAFIKRRKDLKNGIAGYHAINELALRLVAPGGILVSASCSMHLPADQLLDVVRSSARHIDRFVQVFASEGQAEDHPVHPAIPETRYLKSWFVRVLMNG
- a CDS encoding AAA family ATPase — protein: MHLSRAVVLSGGPGAGKTTLLNALGQAGFPVVPESGRAIIQAQQQQGGRALPWADRQAFARAMLARDSAHYAANDDAEGWVFFDRGIPDIRGYCRVAEIEEPPALDDGITRCRYYPTVFLAPPWPAIYAQDAERRQDFATATTTFEHMRRVYTESGYRTLLLPCCDVAGRRDFVLRALEAGSGTASQQGTGGVPSAGL
- a CDS encoding outer membrane beta-barrel protein, which produces MKPIKLGSAVLLSAALGSLALPALAQQQTISGRDNGFSYTYLQGGYEVGDIANPEADVDALFFEGSYAFDPNLFLRGGVNFYDGELDGRFSPDVDGERIHLGLGFNTLLQENLDLVVTGDVVRVRADVDGGRSDSETGYALGAGLRHRTTDKIELSGGAFHEDVEDSDTGLYGQALYKLQPQVDLGARVAVGGDTGTFGLFGRYNF
- a CDS encoding enoyl-CoA hydratase, with the protein product MGESVACPEIVVSREGGILEISIRRPDRRNALTHPMYDAMTAALAEADADPGVRVALITGTEDCFTAGNDMVEFLQNPPKGNDSPVMRFLDQILMQEKPIVAAVNGPAVGIGTTLLLHCDLVYCARGARLQMPFVSLGLCPEAGASYLLPQIMGHPRAAQLLMLAETFTGEQAVEYGLANAVYDDGEYLQKAREACARLAAQPPASVRMTKAFLRQPQRDAVAKQMRAEGDAFLARLGAPEAREAMMAFMEKRKPDFSRFE
- a CDS encoding imelysin family protein; translation: MKACLTSLLPLALATALLTGCEREPERPAPAPAPHASPAAAEYDALAAAFAEESAPQLRKLVVAAPGFREAVGALLEHPDDTRLHTARNAWTLLYQGFNRAWPVLATRATLAPSLAHPLARADIWPILPGYVDAVPGWPESGLVYDVTLPLNTDTLIAQQDMTDPAEVSVGLQVLHLLLFGLPEAPRAPLDVTAVTELLPSHQLPLSELPENRRRAYLDAASAVLLEDLTALVQPAQAVPPRTLAAALMQALADGYLRLARLAALEGATATDGGEFMSPAAREIAVTETRAAVDQWLKADSPQHQALMALLNTLDVHYANALIEQVAAEPQDAAALAQLLSTPPEGLY
- a CDS encoding HAD family hydrolase, which produces MTLAIFDLDNTLIAGDSDHLWGDYLVARGIIDADGYKATNDQFYQDYLAGRLDITAYLRFALKVLTEHPLQDLLRWREEFMRDEVSAIMLPKAAELLAEHRAKGHFLLIITATNDFVTRPIADSLGVDHLLATTAEFRDGAYTGDISGVPCYRDGKVTRLEAWLRDSGHDLAGSYFYSDSQNDLPLLSRVEHPVAVDPDPTLAATAREKGWPVISLR
- a CDS encoding RNA pyrophosphohydrolase, coding for MIDEQGFRLNVGIILVGAEGRVFWGRRIGNRDAWQFPQGGVMPGETPEQALYRELEEEVGLTQGDVEVLACTEGWLSYRLPRRFLRRRDDTRGPQCIGQRQKWFLLRLVSDEQRIDLARSDTPEFESWRWVSYWYPIRKVVHFKRGVYARALKELAPIMRREAYLKQS